The sequence below is a genomic window from Lolium perenne isolate Kyuss_39 chromosome 4, Kyuss_2.0, whole genome shotgun sequence.
ACCACACGGTAGTCTGCTACAATACTGAATTTCAGATGCCCCTTCTCCACGACACTAGCCTACTTGATGCAGCGAGTGGGTGCGGTCGCACCAGGAGCTGGTCCAGGGCCTTGGGCCTTCTTCTTCATCTCCAGATGGGCCTCCTTGATCTCTTGTCGCTTGGCGGCCCGTCTCACTGTCGCGACTGCGGTCTTCAGGTGCACCGTCGTGACAGAAAAGCAGCACGAAATTGCTTTTAGTGGTCCGGCGCCATTGCCGCCATTGGTGCTGACCTTGCCTCAGCTCTATGTTACTTGACGATGGCCTGCTTCGGCGTCTAGTTGTGTTTGCGCCGACCTGCACAATTTTGATTTCATTATAGATGGCGCCGAAGCAAAGGTTAAATTCCAGAATAGTTTTGGCAAGAAGTAGAAATTAGATAAGATTTGTAATAAAACAGTAAGCAACGAGACGAGAGTCAATTTGGCAATGGGTCCCATTCCCCGATCCCGGTGGTTAATTCACCTATTAGGGGACGGTTTTGGTTAGTACTTCATCCCCGTGGAAATCTTATTGGAAGCAAACTCTCCCCATTAGGTAAGGTGGGGATGGGTCTGTGTTACCACTATCCATACCCGATAACCATGAAATCCCCGTTAGGCACATGACATGTGGCACTAGGGTACAAGATAGGTATGTATAGATGGcagaaaaccctaaccctattgtGCTCACATTTTCCCTCTCGCCCCCAACCGCCATAGTCCCCAAATTCCAACTCCCCAACGCTTTCCTCTCCTTCCTAAATTTTTCTGATCCAGACAGCCCTGTCATCCTACCATGTTATCATTTTATTTTGGAACTCATAGTTACTAGCTAAAGCGGGGATGGTTAACCGATGGTTATTTGTTTACCCGATGGGGATGGGATGGTAAAAGAACTAGCCCCATGACTGTTAGTGGAGATGGGGATGGAGAAAATTTTGCGTGCATGAAGATAGTTATGGTTGAACAATAACCAGTGATCCAGTGGTTAGTGTCCTCGTTGCCATACGGAGACGAGGGTATGGAACTGATGACGTGCACATCCGATAACTGGGCCATACATAAGGTAAACAAAAATTAAGGCGAGAAAGCGGCACAAGGCTTGTCCTGGTCCGTCAAGTTCCAACTAACCCTGACATGGTTGGGCCACGCCCACGACCACGACACCCACGAGGTCCCCCGCCCTGCCGGCACCGGTATCGGCAGCCGCAGACCAGACCAGTTCACCGCTCTTGTCTCACCTTCCTCCGACCTTTGTTCTTTCTCAAATTCCACCTCTGCTCTGCACGCCGCCAGCCTGCCTTCCTTTCTCTCCCGCCGTCTCGCCCCGAAATATCACGCGCCGCAGCCGCAGCCAGGCAGGCAGGGCGGACCACCCAACCCACCGTCTCCCCTACTAGCCAAATCTTCCTTGCCCCGCTCTCCCCTCCCAAACCCGGCAGTCCTGCACGCCCACCACCCCAAACTTTCCTAAACCGAACCCAAGCTCACGCCCAAACTTGAGCCGCAAACCCCCGGACGGACCGCCTCTCGCGCTCCTCCGCTTGACCGCATCCAATCCCTAACCGCCGCAACGCCGCCTTCGCCCTCGCCGGATGCCCGCCCGCCTCTGCCTGCCGCTGCCCCTCCTTTCGCCATGGCGACCGAACCCGCCGGCGACGCCTGCCCGCACTGCGGCGCCGGGGAGGAGCTGATGGCCGGCCCCGCGCGCGTCACGCTCCGCAAGCGGGACCTGCCCGCGGACGCCGTGGCGCGGGTGGGgcccggcgacgaggcggcggcGCTCCGCGACTCCCTCGCCTGGCACCAGACCGGGATGGCGGGCCTGCAGGAGGAGCTCGAGGCGGAGCGCGGCGCCGCCGCCGAGGCCGCCAGCGAGGCCATGTCCATGATCCTCCGCCTGCAGCGAGACAAGTCCGAGGCCATGATGGAGGCGCGCCAGTTCCGCCGCTTCGCCGAGGACCGCTTCGCGCATGACGCCGCCGAGCTCGCCGCGCTCCACGACGCCATCGCGCGACGGGACGCATCCATCCAGTCCCTCTCCGCGCAGCTCAGGGCCTGCCGCTCGCGCCTCCTCCAGCTCGGCTTCCTCTCCCCGTCATCCCTCCCCTCCTCCCcaacggccgccgccgccgccccggggGACCACCCATTCGCGGACGACGACTACCCTTCCATCCACTGCCTCGACCAACCCGCCGCGCCCTCAGACGTTGGTACCCCGCGCACCCACCACTTGCTCAACAGATTGCCCGGCCGAGCCGCAGATACCTGCGCCCGCCCTCGGCATGCGCGTGCGCTCTCAAATGACAGCTTGTTTGCACTGCCTGATGAGTCCCCCTTCCTGGTGGAGCAGGACGACGACGACTGCTGCGACCGGGTGTACACTGTTGACGCCGTGCATGCCGCGCCCGAGGACCGCCGCTACTTCCCCACGCCAATGGAGACCAACCTCGGCTCTCTAGTTCCGGCCTGGACCGAGGAGCAGGAGATACACAAGCTCAGCGCAAGGCTTCAGGCACTCGAGGCAGACCGCGAGTCAATGCGCCATGCAATCATGTCCATGGGACCCGACAAGGCGCAGGCTCTCATGCTCAACGATATTGCTCACCACCtatgcgacgacgacgacgaagcgcCGCTCAATGCACTTTCCTTCAAAATGCACCCAGACAGAAAGGTGGTGAAGAACCAGCCTTTCGCCGCCAAATTCTTCCTTGTCACCGTAATTAAGGTAAAATATTCAGCTCCTCTTGTGCTTCTATAAATGATGAATCCTCAATTTGTTCTTGTTCCTATTAATTGGCCAGTTCTATTAAATTCACACATTAAGTATTGTTCATTTTTTTTTTCATGTCGTCCCTAACACTGGGTTGGGAGGAAACCACACGCACTATAATTTAGACATGCATTAGGGTATTGCAATACGTGCGCCGAATACGGAGAGAGCGAGTTACCACAAGTATTTTGTTGCTTGATATAACATGCCGAAAGTCATATTTGGTAGTCTGTTATATTAGGGATATATGCGGTCACGCAGTTGCTGCAGCTTCACCTTATTTGGACATTTCAAGTTCTTCGTGATTTGTTCATGCTGTCATGGCGTGCGAGTATTAGATAACAGAGAGTCGTTGTTGATTGCGTATTTTTCTGAAGTGAATATATATTAATATGATTGAGCTGTACACGTCAATATAACTTATAATGAACTTTAGCCATCTTTTTCTAAAGGGAAGTTATAATCGCCAGTAACGATTGTTGCATAATTTTACCTCATTATGTCATTAGATTTTATGAAAATCTACTTCGCTGGATGAACATTTTTACATACTCCCTCAGTCTGTTAAAATCACAATACGTGTCTAAATATTAAAATTTATGGAGTTACCGTTTGGTTGTGATTATGGAAGTTTCGTAACGTGTATTCTTGTGATGAAGCACAACTCTGTCTGTTATAAAAcagtacttgttttctcaatgcaATCTTACTCCTATAGGTTCCATAAATGGCATTCCACAAATTCATAGTACTATTATTATTTATAAAGCACCCTATAACCCCCTTGTTATCTAGGCATCTGTGTATGCTACTTTAAGTAAGCCTCAAATGTTAACTAAGTTTACTTGTTTGCCATGGAGTTGCTGCTTCTTTGCACTCTGTTACCCTTATGTAACATCCTATTATAAATAGGCTACAGTATTATTTAACCTGCGACTTTAAATCATTATTTGTGTAATCACCCGTATGGTATTAATTTAAACAGATAGTACTCGAGTagttgagttttttttttttgcgggttgtAGTTGAGTTAGTGTCACAGGATATAGACAGTTGTTGATTTGGTTGCATCTGTTGCATTCAGTTTCCAGACCTTGTTTTTCTCGGTTCACTAGTTAATATGTGAACACCTTATACTGCATCAACTGTGAACTAGACACTATTGGTTGAATTCCATCATACTACCAAAGACCAGAGAAAAAACAGCCTGAATTGGTCTGAGAGCATGAAATTAAGTTCACACTAACATTCTTACAATTTATATTATTGTTATTTGTTTAGTATTGGTCAGTGCAAGAACCAAGTGCTAGAGCTCATGGTGGTGAGCTCATCCACCCGGGTTCGAATCACGGGTGAAGTGTTTAAGTGCTATCCGTGTGAAATAATCATTGGAGAGGTCTCATATATATAGCAACGTATAGCCAAAGGACGGATTCTtcccccgttggtcaacgttttCTAGTATTGGTTAGTGCCAGGTATGCTGCCAAATGTCATGTGAACGAAGTAATACTTGACAATACCTTATCAACATGCGAGGTGTCAGAATTGGATCACGATTGAGTGCCTATAGCCAAGGGAGGGATATCCTTCACCTGTTGGTCAACGTTTTTTAGTATTGGTTAGTGCCAGGTCTGCTACCAAATGTCCTGTGAACAAAGTAATATACGTGACATTACCTTATCAATATGTGAGGTGTCAGAATTAGATCAcgattgaatgtttactataggtTAGTGTCAGGTCTGCCAGCAAATGTACTGTAAACAAAGTAAAATATGTGACATAATGGGATGAGGTGTCAGAGTTGGATCCTGACTAACATTTGACTAATAAGCACGAGGTTCGACCTGTGGACACATGACTATGACCTGCCATAGCTGTCATCGCGCCTGACACTGTTGTGCAAATTGTGGTATGATTATTTAATTCAGTTAAATCTAAGGAGCCATTGTTTCCCACAGCTCTTTTTTTCAATTTGTGCGTTCCCATTTCTCTGAACTTAGATCAGTGGACCAACTTGCCAGACAAATGGGTAGGGAGAAGGGAGGAAAAAAAAGCAGACCACTTCGCTTTTATTTGCCCATTCTTAATCCGGCTGTAGCAGATGTCAATGTTACATGGCAACTATGGAAACACCTTATGTTCTTTGCTGAATTGCTTGTTTTCTGTTTCATCCAGTGGATCACTTCTGTCTTCATTCGGGGAAGGAAATTAGATCGCATCAAGTGAGTTTAAATCTCGCTCTATCAGTTAACCTTGCCTTGTATCTTTCTCTAAGTAACCATTGCTGGGCATTGTTTGCAGGTATCCTATTGGTTTGTGCGGGAGCTATGTTGGACTTATGTTGTTGCTCGACAGATCCCACAAACAGAGGTATAGAAAATATCTTAAGAGAAGTTAGGTGCTGCGGCTTCTGTGATGCTCTCAAATGGAAGACTTGGCTGCGCTTCTGTGATGCTCTCATCCAAACGAGCTGTTTTTGTGACATAAAAGCTCGTGAAAAATGCTGTCATTGGTGCATACATCTTTTTTGCCCTTTTGTCCATACATTCTTTGGTTGGTTTGGTCTGGCAATCTAGTTAGCGGCTGAGGTCTGTCATTTCTTTGTTCTCGCTGTCATATGTCTGTTCTTCCCCCTTTTTTGTCCGTTTTGTAGCTAAAGATAATTTGGGGCGTTCGTACAAAGTACTCCAAATAATGAGTTAAAAGATCAGAGCAGAGCTAGTTTAGCAATGTAGGCGGGGGTGATATTTCAATACTCATGCCAATTTTGTGTCAGTACTGATTTTTACGGTTATATTATTAGTCCCCTCTGCTCACTGATATAAgactttttcgatatttcaaagtAGATTAGATTCATACCAAAATGAAAACCTACACGATAAAACTTGTCTACATACATGTattaacaaaaaaaaactaaaatttcttACTTTAGTGAGCTGTAACATCCTAGGTTTTAGGATGACCACGGGGTAGTTTTAGAAGGGTTGTGCATTTTATTGCAAAATGGGAAAAAATTTGCGCGCTTAAATGCATAAAACATAAAACCTAGAGGGGTTGATGTCTCTCTCGCTATGAATTAGGGTTTAGTTGCGCCGAGAGTGCGATAGATTTCGACATGACCTCTTTGCACTTAGGGTTTTCTGTGTATGTGTGTgttgggtggggggggggggggattgaattgaaatctaaATGTACactttgaattcaaaattaaagTGCAATTAAAAAAACACTTGAATTGAATCACTACTTTGAACTGAAATGCAAACACatcatttgaattcaaattcaaatcactgctttgaattcaaattcaaacacttcatttggattcaaatttgaattgtaacCAAGTAttcattttgaattcaaattaacACTTTAAATAACAAATAAATTACAAAAATTCCAAAAGGAGGGAAATTAGGGCTTTATTGACAAATAACacaattacattgtctttacaatattctttatATTACAATAATAAATAATAACAGAAAATTACAAGTACTAATTGAAAACCTAAACTAAATCCTAACTGTTGTCTTCACATTGCATCTCCATCTTCTGGATCTTAATCGCCTACAAATACACCAAACAACCAGCAGGACAAGTGGCTTCATCATTTAGAACAACTATTGTAAAGCAATCCATCCATTAAAATCCATCTTTCATATTCCATGAAGAGCAATGAACAACAATATAAAGTACTGCTTCACATCACTAGATCCATGTGTACAAGAACATTAAGTAACCATAGGAACAAACCAATAGCAAGTTCCTCATTGCCAAACATGGTTCAGACATAGGCTTGTTTATCCAATAATTAAATCATTGCCCTTCATACAATTAAGTGAGCCGCTTAATTACTTCCAGTAATAGTTCAATTAGATGAACATATCAAAGTTTCAAAGGAAACCTTCCTTGAACCATCATTTTTTTCGTTGAAGGGCATTTTATTACTTAAAATTTTAAGCATTACAtccggcctctgcataactaggACGCACACAGCCGCACACAAATTTAAAACAAAAGAAAGTAGATGTTACGATACAAAGTTGAACATAAATCTATATATCCCCTAAGGTGGCACCGGATCAATCCTGACATTAtgttgccacccatgttgggtaatAAACTCCCTCGCCGCGGTCTCCAACCGTG
It includes:
- the LOC127295178 gene encoding myosin-binding protein 7 isoform X1, coding for MATEPAGDACPHCGAGEELMAGPARVTLRKRDLPADAVARVGPGDEAAALRDSLAWHQTGMAGLQEELEAERGAAAEAASEAMSMILRLQRDKSEAMMEARQFRRFAEDRFAHDAAELAALHDAIARRDASIQSLSAQLRACRSRLLQLGFLSPSSLPSSPTAAAAAPGDHPFADDDYPSIHCLDQPAAPSDVGTPRTHHLLNRLPGRAADTCARPRHARALSNDSLFALPDESPFLVEQDDDDCCDRVYTVDAVHAAPEDRRYFPTPMETNLGSLVPAWTEEQEIHKLSARLQALEADRESMRHAIMSMGPDKAQALMLNDIAHHLCDDDDEAPLNALSFKMHPDRKVVKNQPFAAKFFLVTVIKWITSVFIRGRKLDRIKYPIGLCGSYVGLMLLLDRSHKQRYRKYLKRS
- the LOC127295178 gene encoding myosin-binding protein 7 isoform X2; the protein is MATEPAGDACPHCGAGEELMAGPARVTLRKRDLPADAVARVGPGDEAAALRDSLAWHQTGMAGLQEELEAERGAAAEAASEAMSMILRLQRDKSEAMMEARQFRRFAEDRFAHDAAELAALHDAIARRDASIQSLSAQLRACRSRLLQLGFLSPSSLPSSPTAAAAAPGDHPFADDDYPSIHCLDQPAAPSDDDDDCCDRVYTVDAVHAAPEDRRYFPTPMETNLGSLVPAWTEEQEIHKLSARLQALEADRESMRHAIMSMGPDKAQALMLNDIAHHLCDDDDEAPLNALSFKMHPDRKVVKNQPFAAKFFLVTVIKWITSVFIRGRKLDRIKYPIGLCGSYVGLMLLLDRSHKQRYRKYLKRS